The stretch of DNA TGTAGGGACCCTTTACTTTCCTTATAAAATATAAAGGTGTCTAGATGGCATCTCTCCCACTCACCCACCCCCAGAGTTGTCACAGATAAGGAATACTTCAATGGCCAGCACGGACATTTTAGGGTAAATAGTACAGTGCAAACATCCCtgatttgaaaaaccaaaactgaaaATGTTCCaatatccaatttttttttttaccactaccATAATGCCACAGTATAAAGATCACACATCTGACTTTGTATAATGGTCAGAGCCAAAATGCAGGCACACTAAAAACATTGTGAGAGGccgaagagatgactcagtgggtacaGCCAATGCTTATTGTACAAGCATagagacttgagttcaattccccaccacccatgtaaaaatgcccagtgtggtggcaagcacttgtaatcccagcactggcagagCCAGGCAGATCCCTTAGGCTTCCTGGCAATCTAGTCTAGctgaatgtgcatgtgtgagctctatgttcagcgagagaccctgtctcaaatataagGTAGAGGGAGACTAATGTGGACAGCCCACATCATCCTCTGCTCtaaacacatatgtgcacacacatgcatgaacatctgcacacacagatGAACATGCAAATACATGGAGAATACACACAATATTGCATGAATTTACTCGCTTGTGTGTAAAATTATTATGAAGCATCATGTTTACAGTCGGGCACTCTACTGGACCTATCACAATCTATTAGTGCATACATTCCAAGTCTGAAATAGACCTGAAATCTGAAGCACCTCTGGTAATTTAAACTTAATCTGTATTTAAACAGAATGCTCCTTCCCTATGTTATTTCTAAAACAGAAAGACATAAAAACATGATAACCCGTTTGGCTAAATTCATAAAACCCCAATTCTTGCACACTGGATGTGCAGCCCCATGCTAAGAGTATATCCTCTCATTTTAAACTAACTTTATTGGGGCCAGCTagaacatctctctctctctctctctctctctctctctctctctctctctctctctctttctttggtttttcgaggtaggttctcactctagctcaggctgaactggaattcactatgtagtctcagggtgggctctaactcatggcaatcctccagcctctgcctcttgagtgctggcattaagggtgtgcgccaccacgcccaaccttgTCTCTTGTTTCTAACTCAAGTTTTTATCCATTTCTCCTACTCATAATCCATGAGAAATGTGCTCCTGATACTCAGTTTCAACTCAAATGCTAAATTCCATTCTGGCTTTGTAGCTTAAGGATTAAGCTAAGTGACTCAATCTCTTTACAGTTCAACTTCCTTATCTTCATGTAGGGAACTCATAGCCCTATCATTGTTGTAAAGTAAAAGAAATCATGTGGTTAACATGTGAGACCTGTCATGACTTATCAAAACCCCAGTAAGGCTGGCAGCAAAagtcagtggtggagtgcttgccagGTATGCACTAGACCTTAGGTTGCGCCTCAGTACTGagttaaaatgaaaaacagaaaggcACTACAGTTACTATAATTGGAGTCATAAAGTAATGAAAAGGTGGTATGGATGTGGAAAAATCAGAACCCACACAGCTGGAGGGAATAGAAAATGAGGTAGTTGCTTTGTAAGACATGGAAGTTCCTCCAGTGATTATACACAAAGGTACTCCGATCCATCAAATCCACACCCAAGTATATGCCAAAAGTCATGAAGACATTTCCATAAAAACTTTATAGCAGCACAATTTGTAACAGTCCAAAAGGTTGAGGCAATTCAAATGTCCATCACCTGATAAGTGGATTACTTGAATGTAgatgatccactcaatggaacagCATGCAACCAGGAACAAAAAAGAAGTCCTGCTGTGGAGTGAATGGTCCATGCTGTGGAGTGAATGAACCTTAGAGAAATGGTCCTGAGTGAGAGAACCCAGACACATTAGGATGTACATTGTATGATTCAATCCTGAAATGTTTAGAAGAGGCAAACCCATAGAAACAGACAATATATTCTTTGTGTCTCAACACAGCTTCACTATGTAGCATAGGTTGGCCTTAAGCTTTCAAAGCAGCTGAAACTGGCCTTGGCTTTGTCAGTATCTTGCCtaggcctcctaagtgctggaattacaattGTGCAatgccacacccagctaaggatcagagtttcttcTGGATGAAATTATATGATTTAAAGTCGCTGAGGTGATGGTTATACAAACCTTTAAGTAGGTGAAGTTTATAGTATGTGAATTGACTTTGAGAGTGATGACCAGGGAAACTATTGACAAGGAAGGGAAGAAtgaggcagggagaaggaaagagagagctagagaaggaaagacagagggagaaagtagTGAGAAGGATGAGAGAATTGCTCTCTACCACATTTCCACCATAAAATCAGCCTCTTCAGGAGTTGTGCAGAAGTAGCCTGCTGAGACAGGCCTTCCTTATGGCGTTTTTCAGCTCCTTGTTCCTGAGGCTGAAGATGATGGGGCTCAGGAAGGGTGTGAGGACTGTGTAGGTGATGCCCATCAAGGTGTCTCCTTCCAGAGACTTGGGACCCTTGGGCTTGAGGTAGATGACCGATGCAAAGCCATAGTGCACAATCACCACCGTGAGGTGGGATGCACACGTGGAGAAGGCTTTGTGACGGCCCTCGGCTGATGGTATCTTCAAGATGGTGGCCACAATGAAGGCGTaagagaggaggatgaggaggaagcagCCTAGTAGGGCCATGATACACACCAGACCCACACCCTTGGCCACCACCAGTACTTCCTTCCCACAAGCTAACTTCAACAGAGGTGGCACATGACAGAAAAAGTGGTGGATCTCATTGGGTCCACAGAAGGTAAGGTTGAAAATGGCTGTggtcaccaccacacccatgacTGAGCCACCAGCCCAGGACCAGGCCACTAAGCAGGCACAGCCCCGGGGGCTCATGAGCACATTGTAGCGCAGCGGGTGAcagatggccacatagcggtcATAGCCCATGATGGTTAATAGGAAAGAGTGGGTGAAGCCAAAGGTGAAAGAGAAGAACATCTGATTGGCACAGGCCAGGAAGGCGATGGAGCGGTGGGTGGAGAGCAGGTCGGCCAGAATGCGGGGAATGATGGCAAAGGTGTAGAGGATCTCGGAGATGGAGAGGGCACAGAGGAAGAGGTACATGGGCGTGTGCAGGCTGCGCTCACTCCAGATGGTGGCCATGATGAGCAGGTTGCCCAGCAGCGTGAAGAGATACATCAACAGGAACAGCAAGAAGAACATCAGCTGAAGGTGGGGAAAGGTGGAGAAGCCGATGAGGATGAACTCAGACACGATGGTGTAGTTGAGTGTCAGCATGGTGGCGGAGCTggtggggaagaaggaagagccAGTGTGGAGGAACACAGGGTTGTTTGGGAGTTCTTCCTAGAAGGACATCTGTGAGATTCCTATACCTGTCCAAAACATGGACAGCTCACCTGCAAAAACGTGATTATGCAATCATCCCTTGGGATTTAAAGAGGACTAGTTCTAGAAATTCCCATCGTAGACCAAAATCTGTGGCTGATCAAGTTCTCTATGTAAAATGGGTTAGTATTTGCATAGAATCGATGCACATCCTGCCCTAAACTTTAAATTATATCTAGATTAATTAAAATATCTgtcagggggtggagagatgggtcagtggttaaggcacttgcttgcaaagcctgactgcctgagtCTGATTGCCCTGTACCCATGGAAACAGAGATGCAGAAAGtgttgaatgcatctggagtttgtttgtagtggcaagaggctctggaataacaattctctgtctctccatcactttctctctcctagttaataaataaataaaaataaaaagaggactggagagatggctaagcatttaacgtgcttgcctgaaaagcctaacacctgggtttgattctccagtactcatgtacagccagatgtacaaagtggcacatgtatctggagttcatttgcagtagctgaaggccctggtatgcccatcctctctttctctcttgttgtcAGAATCTCtatgcttgaaaacaaataaatagatatatttttgtaatattatatttaatttatatttatcagCATGTACATGTAGTATCAGTAGAAGTTATATTATATTGTTTAAAGTATAACGCTAAGAACAAATTTGGTAAACATTCAGGATAGTTGCAGAACATCTTAGGCTTCACTATATTATTGACAGCCGTGGAACACATATATATAGGAAACAAGCTATAATAATTTGATAGATTCAAACAAATCACACATGCTGAGAGCATGATATTTGGTAAGAACTCAGTAAATAGTAACACTAACAAAAAAACTACTGATATCACTActgttttttattaatattttgtttttatttatttatgtgtgtgtgagagagagaagagaatgggcacgccagggcctccagctactgaaaacaaactctagatgcacatgccaccttgtacatcttgcttatgtgggccctggggaattgaacctgggtcctttgactttgcaggcaagcgccttaattactAATCCATCTTTTCAGCACACCACTACTTTTCAAATATGAGTATTAGGCTCTCTCTTGGGTTGAGTATCCATTTCTGAGCTTTGTGACTGTGGATTGGTGCCTGAATCTTTGTGAATCTTACTTTTCTCTTCCTTAAAAGGGAGTTGATAATAACAACCTTAATCTGACAGGGTTGTTATCAAAACAAAGTAAGATTATACTCACCATGAAAAGATAGTGGGCATGGAATAAAGGAACTGAGAAGAGGCATGGATGGTCATGGACAGGTGATGCCAAGAATATTGTagtggggctggggggatggcttagcagttaaggcgtttgcctgcaaagccaaaggacccaggtttgattcccccagacccatgttagccagatgcacaagggggctcacatgtttggagtttacctgcagtggctgaaggccctggtgtgcccattctctctctctctctccctctttctctatcaaataataaataaataaaaataaaatattaaaaaagaatactgtAGTGACCTAGAGGTGGGTCTTTTCATTAGTGAGTCTAATTCATTTGTTATTTtggaaataattattattttgagaatcatttcagaaaaattatttaatattctccctattacatataatatataatacatatgtgcACTTATATATTAAAGATACACAAACATCCAGATAGGCACTCAAGCCTTTTCACCATATCCAAGCaacccactattttttttttttttgaggtagtatctcactctagcccagactgacctggaattcactatgtagtctcagggtggcttcgaactcacagcgatcctatctctgcttcccgaatgctggaattaaaggtgtgtaccaccacaccctgctccaaCCCACTATTAAAGAATAGAATTGTCAACAAAAGGACTCTGTTCTATGATATAAAGACTATATAAATTCCCAAGTACCAGGGTCATAAAGGCAGATTTTTCCAACCATTCTCAGTATGTATGCCTTAGCTTCCCATATGCTGACACTAATGTCCTGGTGATTATACCAACATTAAGTGTGGTTGTTGCCAAGAGGAGAAGGTGGGTGAGGGAAGTACAAGAATTTTCTGTATTCTGTTTAAAGTATGTTTGCAAGATCAAAATAAGCTAAAGATAAAAATGCAAGAACAAAAATGAAGGTAATATTCAAAGTAGCAGCAAATTGATCAAGCATATAGGGATTAATTTAATTCAGGGCATGAAAGAGCTCCGTGGAGGTCAATTGCACCTTTCATGAGCAGAGAACATGGAACTTGATTTAAATAAATTGACAAAATTGAAAGACAGCAGTAGAAAGATGTTTATGCTGCCTGGAAATAAAAATGCCCCCTCAAttcagccatatatatattttttgagaaaatgataaggtcatttaaaaaatttccgCAATGGAATAAAGGTCCATGAATGATTACGTTAACCTTGAAAATGAGGAGAGAACAGAGGGGGCAGCAAATTGGCTTCCAAAATACTGAGACAGTTGCAAACAAAACACTGGGGATTAGAATAAGGTCAAACAAACCAACAATTCACAATGGAGACGTCAGGTATGGAGTGGTGCATAGATGCATATGCTCATAGCACAAATTAATAGCCAAGGGATGAATTGTTTAGAGGAAGCTGTGGAGAAAAGCACCTTTCTGTTGGTCTTCATATGATATCATATTCAAAGAGAGAATCAAGAATATTaagtgagggatggagagatggcttagtggttaagcacttgtctgtgaagcctaaggaccctggttcgaggctcaattccctaggaaccacgttagccagatgcactagggggcacacacatctggagttcgtttgcagtggctggaggccctggcacgcccattctctctctttctctctctcactgtctgtccctctcaaataaataaaaataaacaacaaaaatattttaaaaagaatattaaatgaggccaaggagatggttcagtggtcaaggcacttgcctgcagagcctaataaccagagttccccagtacccttgtaaaatcagtggtgcatgcatctggagtctgtttgcagtggctggagaccctggcgtgcccattctctctgttgtctctcttctatctctctttgattgcaaataaagtaaataaaaatattttaaaattgaatgtTAAATGACCTACCTGGAACATAAAAACATAGATACTCAAAAGCAATGATCTTTACAACTGAaaagattttttggggggagtagggtctcactctagcagctGACCTTGAATctgctatgtagtctcgggctagccttgaactcatgacgatcctcttgcctctgcctcccaagtgctgggattaaagatgtgcgccgccATGCTGAGCTAAGGCtttctttaaaatgataaaataaacattgaaaaataaaagcccaatatgggcatggtggcatatgcttttaagcTCTAAGTTTgtaaggctgaggaaggaaaatcatgagttcaaggctagcctgggctacatagtgataccctgcctcaaaagaccaACTATTCCAACAAACACTCCAAAACATCAAAGAAATACAATGTTTAATTCTATTATATCCACTTCAGGTATCGTCTGAACAAGAACATTGTGGGTAGAGTCACCATATGCATGAGTTCAAGAAGATACCTTCAGTGTTGCAGATAGGAAACTAAAATCAGGCTTGTTCTCAAACCAAGAGCATAAAAAATCAGAGCACAGGTGATTTGCAGAAGGGGATATCAGGTGTGCTCATAGCAAAATAAGACTTGCTCTAATTAGTggagaaatgcaacttaaaacaataaattgaaaagagaaaaagaatgaagccCAATAAAGTGGTATCATGTTTCTCTATCATAGTAGCAAAATTTAGAAAGTTAGATGCTGTTATACATGAGTTAAAACTAAAGCCTATatctatttttgttatattttaaaataagtaaaatagccTTCCCTTTCTTCatatatgaa from Jaculus jaculus isolate mJacJac1 chromosome 21, mJacJac1.mat.Y.cur, whole genome shotgun sequence encodes:
- the LOC101596209 gene encoding olfactory receptor 10H5-like — encoded protein: MLTLNYTIVSEFILIGFSTFPHLQLMFFLLFLLMYLFTLLGNLLIMATIWSERSLHTPMYLFLCALSISEILYTFAIIPRILADLLSTHRSIAFLACANQMFFSFTFGFTHSFLLTIMGYDRYVAICHPLRYNVLMSPRGCACLVAWSWAGGSVMGVVVTTAIFNLTFCGPNEIHHFFCHVPPLLKLACGKEVLVVAKGVGLVCIMALLGCFLLILLSYAFIVATILKIPSAEGRHKAFSTCASHLTVVIVHYGFASVIYLKPKGPKSLEGDTLMGITYTVLTPFLSPIIFSLRNKELKNAIRKACLSRLLLHNS